One region of Plasmodium vivax chromosome 7, whole genome shotgun sequence genomic DNA includes:
- a CDS encoding hypothetical protein, conserved (encoded by transcript PVX_099445A; Apicoplast targeted protein. Curated by Stuart Ralph, Walter and Eliza Hall Institute of Medical Research, Australia.), translated as MWGATLYVAPLLLLLTQSLHCRKRHPPQGYLNGIAPHAPRHESRSKISRTYTRKKKKKKNEKEQDYYENFFRELDKIFNDEDDEQKQVEEEERRKEEEMDAISEKDLLEVNFCNYERDPRSLANLVRSRTDGGAADGGGADGEANANGEANANGEANTKGEAPPEGRAPTHGGNKENMQYSYDYERVLKGKEYLPEKIPLKEKFSLEEDEEKLVDRVDVNTLNDFLSNYQNDFPGPFYKGRRDKHFGREDLQGGESASKAGEEKKLRGTPNEEADIHIGGTEKDQLESVHFLRRIRREFDRERGGDMDEAVRQVEGQFAQGGVSGGGDGDGDGNTDGGSSTDGGYHRGCDHHRGGDGHPFERHVEEEIKRRVADDETVEKLIRSKFTSMFSVDDEVKKTNEEIKKSQSVSALLELFSENKRKNVINIMYMFMYICRFKNLNIMEYIYDRRFAYLTDALEQVLKFYLYMFRKKMNCSEEKRERTIILNSRNIIFLLKYMNRLKLFYINLNIYNLLFLIMSQSLHLFSIDSLVVLLAYLNEYSYYGSEVHTKINLSILSRIFELVRGDEANLSRLHFGHFKLLVPLLVKHGYVGGGVGGAGGVDRVGGAGGVNRLGGADEGAARLLAHFAKDTERAIESVRSGQALSRSSDVCDVLFYDSKTKEQKKNKENYMAYLEIQHMQQRKKDIKFLFSFLQFLMIGKFAHEEETVQRLVGLFLENLSLFQVEDVLAIFFNSEQLQHGEQYSALVTRCKRELLQRKSLLKDFQINRVLSFIILGYRRSALFRDYHRRLFAGARYVLRRGHPNSGSHPGESSHSIQSNQPSEGGHPNRGNHPNIDALPRLLSRRSHMRALQRKHLLSREAFRDPQFLYDFTHDIHIFVKFKNLHLLKFLHSMYLLSLLYYQNADVLRIVSEASHELIETNIFSFIDQYAYYMYEDLYIIIKAFKYVSFFQIDLITPWKKFFFLLDHFSNALNLENIYDIFFFINICNLQNLKSENYDVFRVLTGRMQRILEVLSKHDLHQFSTHPHTYLLNILGLIREKRNEHVCAFARAFFYSVYRRFCGGSGEKTPGETSGEMSGENTPGEPPAEPLETPRPYNFRDARLFLQAFLAYHNEKQEHLNLQIVHFVLLNVEAFFSQLREGVHYYHSGYIYGPQMAELLSLLRQLVARKLYSGGIMRTIVCIVKHMLHIQGAHHGSAYASGANIFKPFFARFPGVTDANVWRFIRRHAPLTLRGKRGV; from the coding sequence ATGTGGGGGGCGACTCTCTATGTAGCTCCGCTGCTACTGTTGCTAACGCAGAGCCTCCACTGCAGGAAGAggcaccccccccagggCTACCTAAACGGGATTGCCCCCCACGCCCCTAGACATGAGAGCAGAAGCAAGATTAGTAGAACCTACactaggaaaaaaaaaaaaaaaaaaaatgagaaagagCAAGATTACTACGAGAATTTCTTCAGAGAGCTCGATAAGATATTTAatgatgaagatgatgaGCAGAAGCaggtggaggaagaggagaggaggaaggaggaggagatgGACGCTATCAGTGAGAAGGACCTGCTGGAGGTGAACTTCTGTAACTATGAGAGGGACCCCCGGAGCTTGGCCAACTTGGTTCGAAGCAGAACAGACGGGGGAGCAGCGGACGGGGGAGGCGCAGACGGAGAGGCAAACGCTAACGGAGAGGCAAACGCTAACGGAGAGGCAAACACTAAGGGAGAAGCTCCCCCTGAGGGGAGGGCCCCTACCCATGGGGGGAACAAAGAGAACATGCAATACAGCTACGACTACGAGCGAGTgctgaaggggaaggaaTACCTGCCGGAAAAAATCCCCCTGAAGGAGAAATTCTCGCTggaggaggacgaagagAAGCTAGTCGACCGGGTGGACGTGAACACGCTGAATGATTTTTTGAGTAACTACCAAAATGACTTTCCGGGGCCTTTTTACAAGGGGAGAAGGGACAAGCATTTCGGTCGGGAGGacctccaagggggggagtccGCTTCGAAAGCaggagaggaaaagaagTTAAGGGGTACCCCAAACGAAGAGGCAGACATACATATTGGTGGCACGGAGAAGGACCAGCTCGAAAGCGTGCACTTCTTGAGGAGGATCCGGCGCGAGTTCGACCGCGAGCGAGGCGGCGACATGGACGAGGCGGTGCGGCAGGTGGAGGGGCAGTTCGCGCAGGGGGGCGTCTCAGGAGGGGGCGACGGGGATGGGGATGGCAACACAGATGGGGGTAGCAGTACCGATGGCGGTTACCACCGCGGCTGCGATCACCACCGCGGGGGCGATGGACACCCCTTTGAGAGGcacgtggaggaggaaatcaAGAGGCGCGTCGCGGACGACGAGACGGTGGAGAAGCTGATCAGGAGCAAGTTCACCAGCATGTTTAGCGTGGACGACGAGGTTAAGAAGACAAATgaagagataaaaaaaagccaaagcGTGAGCGCACTGCTGGAGCTATTCAGTgaaaacaaacgaaaaaatgtaatcaaCATTATGTACATGTTCATGTATATTTgcagatttaaaaatttaaacatcatggaatatatttatgatagACGATTTGCCTACTTAACGGATGCCCTGGAACAGGTGCTCAAATTTTACCTGTAcatgttcagaaaaaaaatgaactgttCAGAAGAAAAGAGAGAAAGGACAATCATTTTAAACAGTagaaacataatttttttgctgaaatatatgaacaggttgaaattattttacattaatttgaacatttataatttgctATTCTTGATCATGTCTCAATCGCTCCACCTGTTTAGCATCGACTCCTTGGTGGTCCTCTTGGCGTACTTAAATGAGTACTCCTACTACGGGAGCGAGGTGCACACGAAAATTAACCTGTCCATTTTGAGCAGGATTTTTGAGCTTGTGCGGGGTGACGAGGCGAACCTCTCCAGGCTCCACTTCGGCCACTTCAAGTTGCTCGTGCCGCTGCTGGTGAAGCACGGGTACGTCGGgggcggcgttggcggtgcGGGTGGTGTTGACCGTGTTGGCGGTGCGGGCGGGGTTAACCGTCTCGGCGGCGCTGACGAGGGCGCGGCCCGGCTGCTGGCCCACTTCGCCAAGGACACCGAGCGCGCCATCGAAAGCGTGCGCAGCGGCCAAGCCCTCTCGCGCAGCAGCGACGTGTGCGACGTCCTCTTCTACGACTCAAAAacgaaggaacaaaaaaaaaacaaagaaaactACATGGCCTATCTGGAGATCCAGCACATGCAGCAGAGGAAGAAAGACATCAAATtccttttcagttttttgcaattcttaATGATTGGCAAGTTTGCTCATGAGGAGGAAACTGTGCAAAGGCTGGTGGGTTTATTTTTGGAGAATCTCTCCTTATTTCAAGTGGAAGACGTGCTGGCCATTTTCTTTAACTCTGAACAGCTGCAGCATGGGGAGCAGTACAGCGCGCTGGTGACCCGGTGCAAGCGCGAGCTGCTACAGCGGAAGAGCTTGCTGAAGGATTTTCAGATAAACCGGGTGCTCTCCTTTATCATCCTGGGCTATAGGCGGTCCGCCCTCTTCCGGGACTACCACCGCCGCCTCTTCGCGGGCGCGCGCTACGTCCTGAGGAGGGGACATCCGAATAGTGGCAGCCATCCCGGTGAAAGCAGCCACTCCATTCAGAGCAACCAACCCAGTGAGGGAGGCCACCCCAATCGGGGCAACCACCCTAACATTGACGCCCTACCCCGCCTGCTCTCCCGCAGAAGCCATATGCGCGCCCTGCAGCGGAAGCACCTGCTCAGCCGCGAAGCCTTCAGAGACCCCCAGTTCCTCTACGACTTCACCCACGACATACACATCTTCGTAAAGTTTAAAAATCTGCACCTCCTCAAATTCCTACACAGCATGTACCTACTCAGTCTCCTCTACTACCAAAACGCAGACGTCCTCCGCATCGTATCCGAAGCATCCCACGAGTTAATAGAGACCAACATCTTCTCCTTCATAGACCAATACGCCTACTACATGTACGAGGACCTTTACATCATCATCAAGGCGTTTAAGtacgtttcctttttccaaATAGATTTAATAACCCCTtggaaaaagtttttttttcttctggaCCATTTTTCAAACGCGCTAAATTTGGAGAACATCTAcgacatatttttttttattaacatttgtaatttgcaaaatttgaagagcgAAAATTACGACGTCTTTAGAGTGCTGACTGGGCGCATGCAGCGAATTCTGGAGGTGCTCAGTAAACACGACCTCCACCAGTTTAGCACCCACCCCCACACGTACCTGCTGAACATTTTGGGCCTCATCCGGGAGAAGCGCAACgagcatgtgtgtgcatttgcCCGGGCCTTCTTCTATTCCGTGTACAGGCGGTTCTGCGGGGGGTCGGGTGAGAAGACCCCCGGTGAGACCAGCGGTGAGATGAGCGGTGAAAATACGCCGGGTGAACCCCCCGCCGAACCGCTCGAGACCCCCCGGCCGTACAACTTCCGAGACGCGCGGCTCTTCCTGCAGGCATTCCTCGCCTACCACAACGAAAAGCAGGAGCACCTAAATCTGCAGATCGTCCACTTCGTCCTGCTCAATGTAGAAGCGTTCTTCTCTCAGCTGCGCGAAGGGGTGCACTACTACCACAGTGGCTACATATATGGGCCCCAGATGGCGGAGCTTCTGTCTTTGCTGCGCCAGCTGGTTGCCAGGAAGTTGTACAGCGGAGGCATTATGCGCACGATTGTCTGTATAGTTAAGCACATGCTGCATATCCAGGGGGCCCACCATGGCAGTGCTTATGCTAGCGGGGCGAACATTTTTAAGCCCTTCTTTGCGCGCTTCCCCGGGGTCACGGACGCCAACGTGTGGCGCTTCATTCGGCGGCACGCCCCGCTCACCCTCCGGGGGAAACGCGGTGTTTAG
- a CDS encoding inosine-5'-monophosphate dehydrogenase, putative (encoded by transcript PVX_099455A) encodes MANGWPADKIFGDVMSYTYDDIICLPGYINFPMSEIDLCNNLTPEISLKTPIISSPMDTVTEHKMSISLALCGGLGIIHNNMSIENQIEEVKKVKRFENGFIFDPYTFSPEHTVADVIATKNKVGYKSYPITVDGKVGSKLVGIITGVDYLYLTDKTRKIKDIMTTEVVTGNYPINLSDANKVLCEEKKSVLPIVNSNYELIALVCRNDMHKNKIFPHASKSQNKQLIVGASISTREHDLERANQLIKNMIDIICIDSSQGNSIYQIDTIKKIKGAHPDIPIIGGNVVTCDQAKNLIDAGADVLRIGMGSGSICTTQDVCAIGRAQGTAVYHVSNYAHTRNIKTIADGGIKNSGNIVKALSIGADFVMMGNLLAATEESCSDYYFENNVRLKIYRGMGSMEAMYNKGFNSKSRYLVEERKNDGLCDQNEEIKVSQGVSASLVDKGSVLNLIPHLVKAVKHGFQSMGIRNIPELHSRLYSGDLKFDVRSFNTIKEGRISDNLIFTNKKFTP; translated from the coding sequence ATGGCGAACGGGTGGCCCGCGGATAAAATCTTCGGGGACGTCATGTCCTACACGTACGACGACATCATCTGCCTGCCGGGGTACATCAACTTCCCAATGAGCGAAATCGACCTGTGCAACAACCTGACGCCGGAGATCTCTCTGAAGACGCCCATCATATCCTCCCCCATGGACACGGTGACGGAGCACAAGATGTCCATTTCGCTAGCTCTCTGTGGAGGCCTGGGAATCATCCACAACAACATGAGCATAGAGAATCAAATAgaagaggtgaagaaggtCAAGCGGTTCGAAAACGGGTTCATATTTGATCCGTATACCTTCTCCCCAGAACACACGGTGGCAGATGTAATTGCAACCAAAAATAAAGTGGGCTACAAATCGTATCCCATAACGGTAGATGGGAAGGTGGGTTCTAAATTAGTTGGGATCATTACAGGGGTGGACTACCTCTACCTCACTGATAAAacgaggaaaataaaagacatCATGACGACGGAGGTAGTTACAGGCAACTACCCAATCAACCTCTCCGATGCTAATAAGGTCctatgtgaagaaaaaaaaagtgtccTCCCAATTGTTAATAGCAATTATGAGTTAATAGCTCTCGTCTGCAGAAACGAcatgcacaaaaataaaattttccccCACGCTTCGAAAAGTCAAAATAAACAGCTAATTGTAGGTGCCTCCATTTCGACTAGGGAACACGACTTAGAGAGAGCCAAccagttaataaaaaatatgattgaCATCATCTGCATAGACTCCTCCCAGGGGAACAGCATATACCAAATTGATACCATCAAGAAGATTAAGGGGGCTCACCCGGACATCCCCATCATTGGGGGTAACGTAGTGACATGCGATCAGGCAAAAAACTTAATAGATGCAGGGGCTGATGTGTTGCGAATAGGAATGGGTAGTGGCTCCATTTGCACCACCCAAGATGTATGTGCCATTGGAAGAGCCCAAGGCACAGCAGTCTACCACGTAAGTAACTATGCGCATACTAGAAATATTAAAACCATTGCAGATGGGGGAATTAAAAACTCCGGGAATATTGTTAAAGCATTATCCATCGGTGCAGACTTCGTGATGATGGGGAACCTCCTAGCCGCAACAGAAGAAAGCTGTAGTGATtactattttgaaaataatgtGCGTCTGAAAATCTACAGAGGAATGGGGAGCATGGAGGCCATGTACAACAAGGGATTCAATTCTAAGAGTAGATACCTCGTGGAGGAGCGAAAGAATGATGGCCTCTGTGACCagaatgaagaaataaaagtgTCCCAAGGGGTGTCAGCTAGCTTAGTCGACAAAGGATCTGTCCTCAATTTGATTCCTCATCTTGTTAAGGCTGTTAAGCATGGCTTCCAGAGCATGGGAATTAGGAACATCCCCGAGCTGCATTCCAGGCTGTACTCGGGCGACCTCAAGTTCGACGTGCGCTCCTTCAACACCATCAAGGAGGGCCGCATAAGCGACAACCTCATATTCACCAATAAGAAGTTCACGccctga
- a CDS encoding ADP-ribosylation factor-like protein, putative (encoded by transcript PVX_099440A): MGNAVASFFRDCCNKFFRKQITFQIRICGPAQSGKTTLVKYLLHSRFLKVKPTEGLLLEKIDFEEFSIIIWDSRYSIEDDASINRLDIDAVIYCIDLSDHGRLKIAKKGFYKVLQDYNHVDDFLVVASKQDKKSCMLLQHVRSELKIDHIVDRNCHLAECSSKTGHGVEPAMNWLFNQLMNRRKRNLCFIK, translated from the exons ATGGGTAATGCTGTGGCGTCATTCTTCCGAGATTGCTGCAACAAGTTTTTTCGCAAACAGATAACTTTCCAAATTAGAATTTGTGGCCCAGCGCAAAGTGGGAAAACCACGCTCGTCAAGTACCTCCTGCACAGCCGATTTTTGAAGGTCAAGCCGACGGAAG GCCTCCTGCTGGAAAAAATCGACTTCGAAGAATTTTCAATCATCATATGGGACTCCCGCTACAGCATAGAGGACGAC GCGTCCATTAACAGGCTAGACATCGACGCGGTCATTTACTGCATCGACCTCTCCGACCACGGGAGGTTAAAGATAG cgaaAAAGGGATTCTACAAAGTCCTTCAGGATTACAACCACGTTGACGACTTCCTAGTCGTGGCCAGCAAGCAGGACAAGAAGAGCTGCATGCTGCTGCAGCACGTCAGGAGCGAGCTCAAGATCGACCACATCGTTGACAGGAACTG CCACTTAGCAGAATGCTCCTCCAAAACAGGACACGGTGTGGAGCCCGCGATGAACTGGCTCTTCAATCAGCTGATGAATCGCCGCAAGCGAAATTtgtgttttataaaataa
- a CDS encoding hypothetical protein, conserved (encoded by transcript PVX_099450A), with amino-acid sequence MSDCESFISIDNTNNDETAASEGKQPLNLDKFLDYDMDFINEADRYKYVGADITQRYDYFDIKNEQVAFLQGDDLHYSNVALGNRKKEQVNTFMKIKKELYTIAYKNYKYKMGESVGTEKVTLGEEIDSAGEIAAGGTAASPTDVFTKGKERGKKAYDLLNNDLGAVLGNKIEDTYNEIKSSVNWLGNFFSNNEQNDEKKKINIFYSDLYFLSDMTILRFLDTYDYNLLKTSNKIIKFILWRQMTISIFNKSQWKIKRGTSSMERGKEEAMAAAAVTKSSANQLSANPLGAAGDRDNAFINPVHIKDILMKTNIFRCGCDKKARPMLYIKIQEKLNMQEDELFLLLVYHVDMCMNSIDYSKCYEEKGKANAGSDPTEGKTHFDESALQLVIIVDCQKFELNNMISVDCIKKIINIFNEFYTDVLYRIYIINVPTFFKKVWSLFNMFIDNHTLKKIIFINKKNINFMYDHIDAHVMKHFDKHADKDKEKDKEKEKAASDDSSIFFPSTSLYYKYDEMYYKKLVGYVDAWVGQMVQANH; translated from the coding sequence ATGAGCGACTGCGAAAGCTTCATCTCCATCGACAACACCAACAACGATGAGACAGCGGCGAGCGAAGGGAAGCAACCCCTAAACCTGGACAAGTTCTTGGATTACGACATGGACTTCATCAATGAGGCGGACAGGTACAAGTACGTAGGAGCGGACATTACGCAGAGGTACGATTattttgatataaaaaatgagcaggTGGCATTTCTCCAGGGGGATGATCTCCACTACAGCAACGTCGCTCTGggaaatagaaaaaaggaacaggtGAACACCTtcatgaaaataaaaaaagaattgtacACCATTGCGTATAAgaattataaatacaaaatgggggaatcAGTGGGCACGGAAAAGGTGACCTTGGGGGAGGAAATCGACAGTGCAGGGGAGATAGCGGCGGGGGGGACGGCGGCTTCGCCCACTGATGTGTTCACtaaggggaaggaaagggGCAAGAAGGCGTACGACCTGCTGAACAACGACTTGGGAGCCGTGCTGGGGAACAAAATCGAAGACACGTacaatgaaataaaaagcagCGTCAACTGGTTGGGCAACTTCTTCTCCAACAAcgaacaaaatgatgaaaaaaaaaaaataaatattttttacagtGATTTGTACTTCCTTAGTGACATGACCATTTTGCGATTTCTGGACACGTACGATTATAATTTGCTAAAGACTTccaataaaattataaaatttattttgtggaGGCAAATGACCATTTCGATTTTTAACAAGAGCCAGTGGAAGATAAAGAGGGGCACGAGCTCGATGGAGCGCGGCAAGGAGGAGGCCATGGCGGCAGCGGCGGTGACCAAGAGCAGCGCCAATCAACTGAGCGCCAACCCGCTGGGCGCCGCGGGCGACCGAGACAACGCCTTCATCAACCCTGTGCACATTAAGGACATCCTAATGAAGACCAACATCTTCAGGTGCGGCTGCGACAAAAAAGCGAGACCCAtgctttatataaaaatacaggaaaaattaaacatgCAAGAGGACGAGCTGTTCCTGCTGCTCGTTTATCACGTAGACATGTGCATGAACAGCATAGACTACTCGAAGTGTTacgaagaaaagggaaaagcaaaTGCTGGGAGTGACCCCACGGAGGGGAAAACCCATTTCGATGAGTCAGCCTTGCAACTTGTCATCATCGTGGACTGCCAGAAATTTGAGCTAAACAATATGATCAGCGTTgattgcataaaaaaaattattaacatttttaacgaaTTTTACACCGATGTTCTGTAcagaatttatattataaatgtccccacgttttttaaaaaggtttggtccctttttaatatgttCATCGATAATCACACcttgaagaaaattatttttataaataaaaaaaatatcaactTCATGTACGACCATATCGACGCACACGTCATGAAGCACTTCGACAAACACGCCGACAAGGATAAGGAGAAAGacaaagagaaagagaaagcCGCTTCCGACGACTCCtccattttcttcccctccacgTCCCTGTACTACAAGTACGACGAGATGTACTATAAGAAGCTCGTTGGTTACGTGGACGCCTGGGTGGGCCAGATGGTCCAGGCGAATCATTGA
- a CDS encoding RNA-binding protein, putative (encoded by transcript PVX_099460A) yields the protein MSDAELHVKRRRVARGGAERDGATALDISEGDHIALADEGEGNHSSAAHSSTPHSSAAHSDDSSQKGRGQGRHYLIEHLPDKSKLLSEVAALEENKLYVKNITEEISKKDLINFFCNANGFVDARMVRDSSGKSKHFAYVEFDSKENAASFFGTLKDSNVAKYKTFKVRDVHLYVAICNSTKVMYEERKVFIKFSDCQADVDDVVVKKAVSDFLASHAVPVEEIRLLGGSPPTHGYLQLRNNEDVVKCVETLKEGALADAHFTLHYSIPIIKKKIIPDVEKVKASKEKKKKLQEEKKKEENNCTIVVKNLHYNTRVFKLKKLFEQIGEIEKIHLSKKVSEHNIKRNRGYAFVTFKNVNDATSALILNDSIIDGRSILVSKFLEDDGRGRHREGGSHVGGQPHGEHTAGEQPTQGGKHNHRRGNYHHARSSHPQERRRINLNGPAEPNAAVEKRADETEGGPTPLTNDDFRKFFFK from the exons ATGTCAGACGCGGAGCTGCACGTCAAGAGGAGAAGAGTAGCGAGGGGGGGTGCAGAGCGGGATGGCGCAACTGCGCTAGACATTTCGGAGGGAGATCACATTGCGTTGGCGGACGAAGGGGAAGGCAACCACAGCAGCGCCGCGCACAGTAGCACCCCGCACAGTAGCGCCGCGCACAGTGATGATAGCTCCCAGAAGGGCAGAGGTCAGGGGAGACACTACCTAATTGAGCACCTGCCAGATAAGAGCAAACTTCTAAGCGAAGTGGCGGCACTGGAGGAGAACAAGCTGTATGTGAAGAACATCACGGAAGAGATTAGCAAAAAAGatttaataaatttcttttgtAATGCAAATGGATTCGTAGACGCAAGGATGGTGAGGGACTCCTCAGGGAAGTCTAAACATTTCGCCTACGTCGAATTTGATAGCAAAGAAAATGCAGCAAGTTTTTTTGGTACCCTAAAGGATAGCAACGTGGCAAAGTACAAGACCTTCAAAGTTAGAGATGTGCATTTGTATGTGGCCATTTGTAACTCTACCAAAGTTATGTATGAGGAGAGGAAGGTTTTTATTAAGTTTTCCGATTGCCAGGCGGACGTAGACGACGTGGTGGTTAAGAAGGCCGTTTCGGACTTCCTGGCGAGCCACGCGGTGCCCGTGGAGGAGATCCGCCTGCTCGGAGGCAGCCCCCCCAC GCACGGCTACCTCCAACTGCGCAACAACGAAGACGTGGTGAAGTGCGTGGAGACCCTCAAGGAAGGGGCCCTCGCCGACGCGCACTTCACCCTGCACTACAGCATCCCcataatcaaaaaaaaaatcatcccGGACGTCGAAAAGGTCAAGGcgagcaaagaaaaaaagaagaagctccaggaggaaaaaaaaaaagaggaaaacaacTGCACCATTGTTGTGAAGAATTTGCACTACAACACGAGggtatttaaattaaaaaaattattcgaGCAGATTGGCGAAATAGAAAAGATCCATCTGAGCAAGAAGGTCTCCGAGCATAACATCAAACGGAACAGAGGCTACGCTTTtgttacatttaaaaatgtcaacGACGCCACGTCTGCGCTGATTCTTAACGATTCTATTATCGATGGGAGAAGCATTTTGGTGTCTAAATTTTTGGAGGACGATGGTAGGGGCAGGCACAGAGAGGGCGGCAGCCACGTGGGGGGGCAGCCCCATGGGGAGCACACCGCGGGGGAGCAGCCCACGCAAGGGGGAAAGCACAACCACAGGAGGGGTAACTATCACCACGCGAGGAGCAGCCACCCCCAGGAGAGAAGAAGAATCAATTTGAACGGCCCAGCCGAGCCAAACGCAGCAGTGGAAAAGAGAGCCGACGAAACGGAGGGGGGACCCACTCCACTAACGAACGATGATTttaggaaatttttttttaaataa
- a CDS encoding ubiquitin conjugating enzyme E2, putative (encoded by transcript PVX_099465A), which yields MTNVARELLKKQFIELSRDHNAGFSVGLVDDANFFEWNVCFEGPKNTLYEGGIYNATLSFPTDFPNHPPQMKFTQDMWHPNVFPDGRVCISILHPPGVDIYNEQEKSEERWRPIWSVEGILVSVISMLNEPNLESPANVDAAVQIKNNLNEYKKKVRALARMC from the exons atgACCAACGTAGCTAGAGAGCTTTTGAAGAAGCAATTTATAG AACTGTCTCGCGACCACAACGCCGGGTTTTCCGTCGGGCTGGTTGACGACGCAAACTTCTTTGAGTGGAACGTCTGCTTTGAAGGGCCAAAAAATACCCTATATGAAG GGGGTATATACAATGCCACCCTTTCCTTTCCCACGGATTTTCCAAACCACCCGCCCCAAATGAAGTTCACCCAGGACATGTGGCACCCAAATG TTTTCCCGGATGGAAGGGTCTGCATAAGCATATTGCACCCCCCAG gcgtGGACATCTACAACGAACAGGAGAAGTCGGAGGAACGGTGGAGGCCCATCTGGTCCGTCGAAGGCATTCTAGTCAGCGTCATTTCGATGCTCAACGAGCCCAACTTGGAATCTCCCGCCAATGTGGACGCGGCG gttcaaataaagaataacctaaatgaatacaaaaaGAAGGTTCGGGCCCTCGCTCGGATGTGCTAA